The following coding sequences lie in one Apium graveolens cultivar Ventura chromosome 1, ASM990537v1, whole genome shotgun sequence genomic window:
- the LOC141720016 gene encoding phosphatidylinositol/phosphatidylcholine transfer protein SFH8-like, giving the protein MIDKAVDAVWKRQAFLKKPNASGELSGTPASSVIQKAPKGYHVWIMEILMTFFITLYKLLHSVASRVTKKLPEKSSDQNISPQEFAFDTMPRKEIFPSLSTPTSTETDLLSSVLKRLGELEEIVDTLKAKPSEMPYEKEELLNVVVCRVDALEAELISTKKLIIRSHEGPDATEKRPGFGGMNEGYTIDHVVESGKLITLFSAPDYPQFQLFIISLFNFKK; this is encoded by the exons ATGATTGACAAGGCAGTTGATGCTGTATGGAAGAGACAAGCATTCTTAAAAAAGCCTAATGCTTCGGGAG AATTATCAGGAACGCCTGCATCATCAGTGATCCAGAAGGCACCAAAGGGATACCATGTCTGGATCATGGAAATACTAATGACCTTCTTCATAACCCTTTATAAGCTTCTCCATTCAGTGGCCAGCCGTGTAACCAAAAAACTTCCTGAAAAGTCATCAGATCAAAATATAAGTCCACAAGAATTTGCCTTTGATACGATGCCCAGGAAAGAAATTTTCCCCTCTTTATCCACTCCAACATCTACCGAGACAGACCTATTATCCTCTGTTCTGAAAAGACTTGGTGAACTTGAAGAGATAGTTGATACACTGAAGGCAAAGCCATCTGAGATGCCTTATGAAAAAGAGGAACTGCTTAACGTTGTTGTCTGCCGTGTGGATGCACTAGAAGCAGAGTTGATTTCTACCAAAAAG TTGATTATCAGATCACACGAAGGTCCCGATGCAACGGAAAAAAGACCTGGCTTTGGAGGAATGAACGAAGGTTACACAATAGATCATGTCGTGGAGTCCGGAAAACTAATCACCTTATTCAGTGCTCCAGATTACCCTCAGTTCCAATTATTTATTATTTCTCTTTTCAATTTCAAAAAATAA
- the LOC141720026 gene encoding auxin efflux carrier component 5-like: MIELSDVYKVVVAMVPLYVALLLGYGSVKWWHMFTPDQTDAINRMNCYFIMPLFTFEFTTHLNPFKMNYLFVAGDVISKCVIGVMLGVWVYFFNGSFEWCITGFSMSTINNTLIVGVPLMRAMYGALGEDLVVQSAVLQSIIWIMILLFMLEVRRARRDFDSVSAIEMSGKDLEGNHRVQEIDVSVVRPSAWAVMKTVLGKLAKNPNCYACIAGLAWAFLAARWHFDMPSIMEGSILIMSKAGTGTSMFCMGLFMASNDKIIACGAKATMVGMILRFIAGPLSVGIACIAVGLRGDALRIAIVQSALPQAVATFIYAKEYGLHTNVISTAVIFGTVVSLPILIGYFAVLDLIQI; encoded by the exons ATGATTGAATTAAGTGATGTTTATAAGGTAGTGGTAGCAATGGTACCACTTTACGTAGCTTTGTTGTTAGGGTATGGCTCGGTGAAATGGTGGCATATGTTCACTCCCGACCAAACAGACGCTATCAATCGGATGAATTGTTATTTCATTATGCCTCTTTTCACCTTTGAATTCACCACCCACTTGAACCCTTTTAAAATGAACTATCTCTTTGTTGCTGGTGATGTGATTTCAAAGTGTGTTATCGGTGTAATGCTAGGGGTTTGGGTGTATTTTTTTAATGGAAGTTTTGAATGGTGCATTACTGGCTTCTCTATGTCTACTATAAACAACACTCTTATTGTAGGAGTGCCACTTATGAGAGCCATGTATGGAGCATTGGGGGAGGACCTTGTGGTTCAGTCCGCAGTTCTGCAGTCGATCATTTGGATCATGATCTTATTGTTCATGCTAGAAGTTAGACGTGCAAGGCGAGATTTTGATTCTGTGTCAGCCATTGAAATGTCAGGGAAAGATTTGGAAGGTAATCATAGGGTTCAAGAAATTGATGTTAGTGTAGTGAGGCCATCAGCATGGGCAGTAATGAAAACTGTGCTTGGCAAACTTGCTAAGAATCCCAACTGCTACGCTTGCATTGCTGGACTCGCTTGGGCATTTCTAGCCGCCAG GTGGCACTTTGACATGCCAAGCATCATGGAAGGCTCAATTTTGATTATGTCAAAAGCAGGAACCGGCACTTCCATGTTCTGCATGG GGTTGTTCATGGCTTCAAACGACAAGATAATAGCTTGTGGCGCCAAGGCAACTATGGTAGGGATGATTTTGAGATTCATTGCAGGACCATTATCAGTTGGAATTGCTTGTATCGCTGTAGGCTTACGCGGTGACGCCTTGCGGATCGCAATAGTCCAG TCAGCACTTCCGCAAGCCGTGGCCACCTTCATATATGCCAAAGAATATGGATTGCATACAAATGTCATTAGTACTGC AGTTATCTTTGGCACAGTGGTCTCCCTACCAATTTTGATTGGATACTTCGCAGTACTGGACTTGATACAAATTTAG